Genomic window (Musa acuminata AAA Group cultivar baxijiao chromosome BXJ1-9, Cavendish_Baxijiao_AAA, whole genome shotgun sequence):
CGTCAAGCGCCTCGCCATGGACCTCTGGCTTGGATTCCAGGATCGAAGAGACGGCCAAACCTTTTTTCTGCATCTCGATGCCTGCCGGGCTTTCCAAGTGGTGGAGGTGGAGCTCTCTTTACTGCACGATATCCTCCACACCAAAGCCGCCCATGTCCATACCCTACAAGGTCGCCTGATGCGGGCCTTCTCTCTCACCTTGGCAGTCGTCGCCTTCGTGCTTTTCAACCGTAGCGGGAAGCACAATATTAACGAAGCCGACGTCATCATAACTTACATCCTCCTCCTTGCCGCTCTTGGGCTCGAGGTCATCGCCGTTATCCTGCTCGTATTATCGGACTGGACCATCGTCGCGCTGCTGGACAGGGGCAAGCTGGAGAGGCCCGTCAACGTCAGGTCGTGGGATTTTCAATTGGCTCATGTAATCGTCAAAATTCGGAGATGGTTGTTCCGAGAAGACACAAGGTGGTCGAATTCCATGAGGCAGTGCAACCTACTCTGCATCTGTCTCAGAGATTACAAGCAAACCACGTTCACAAGAATACTGCATTTCCTCGGATTGAAAGAACTGTGGCATAGCTATCGGCACGTGGAAGATACCAACGTCGAGGGAGATCAGAAGAAGCTCATCTTCGAGGAACTGAAGAAGAAAACCTACGGCGCCGAGGGAGACTCCACCCGGTACAAGCGATTGCGAGCCTGCAAAGGCGAATGGGTGCTTCAGGAAAAGGGCTACCCGAAGCTCTACTGGAGCATGAAGAAGGAATTCGACGAGAGCGTTCTGTTGTGGCACATCGCCACGTCTATTTGCTACCAGATGTGGGACATCGGTGCCAACGCCGATAAGACAACCAATGATCCTCCTATGAAAGTGAAGAAGGATGATATAGTGGAAGGTAACAAAGATTTGGAAGCGAATCAATCTTCTTCCGAAAAAGGCAAGGAAGCGAAATGTGATCATCGTAAGATAAGTAAGCAAATATCCGATTACTTGATGTATCTTGTGGTTTCTCAACCATCCCTGCTGCCTGCCGGGATTGGGAAGATCAGGTTCCAAGACACCTGTGCCGAGGCCAAAAGGTTTTTCACAGACAATGCCAGGGAAATTGAATCGGAGGACCAGTACAAAGAAGCTTCATTACTCATGGTGATCAAAGCACTTGTCAAGCCAAAAAGGGAGGATCTGCCTCCGATGGAAAAAGCAGCTTGCCGGAAGCTGCTGGAAGTGCTGGATCCTTTACTCGAACCCGTAGAGGTGAAAGGGAGCAGGAGCACGTCGGTACTGTTCGATGCATGCAAGCTCGCAAATGACCTAAACGAGTCGAAGATGAGCAGGCCGTGGATCGTCATCAGTGCCGTGTGGGTGGAGATGTTGTGCTATGCGGCCAGCAACTGCAACTCGTATGCTCACGCCAAGCAGCTGAGCCAGGGCGGAGAACTCCTCACCCATGTCTGGTTACTCATGGCTCACATGGGAATTGCTGAACAATACAGGATCGACGGAGGCGATGCCAGAGCAAAATTTGTAGTCGAGATCTAATCACAAGAACCAGAAATTTAGAATCGCTCCAATTAAATCCCTCGCAATCCAAGAATTTAGACCGCTCTCTcgtccttcccttctcttctgatTTCATCGCATAAAAAACGGTGTCATGTACCCATGAAAAATTGCAGAGGTGATGTCATCTCTCACAAACCTCTTCTGTGATGATCCAGTTCAACACAACAGTACTTAATTATTATGTACTGGAATGTTTCTTGACGGTCATAAATCATTATAGCAAAATCATGATACATTtcgaatatataaatattataaacaaCACAATTCAATGTCCATGCAGGCTACTTTACGTGGTGCTATTTGATGTTTCATCTGACAAGCGGAGAAATTGGATTTAGAAATCTAATGCTAAATTATGGCAACcgtcatatattaaaaaaaggaTTATTTTCCTGCAAAgtcctcttttttattttttctgatgcttctgtttttatttttcttagataatacacttatttttataatttcataaATATCCTTATCTTTCCGCCATCACCTCCGTCCCATCTCGAGACGATGACGTCCACCCTTCCTTTTTACCTCCTCCCTCTcccctctttctctcttctctcttcccgTTCCTTAC
Coding sequences:
- the LOC135594249 gene encoding uncharacterized protein LOC135594249, translated to MKIVPTKIRKLWSADEIRILVLLSLGLQIVLIFVSLFRKRCQNRLLSFILWTSYLGADYVAALALGNLLNDQTEASEQNINGDLTAFWAPFLLLHLGGPDTITSYSLEDNELWLRHLLGLVLEVSVAILVFLESLPNPHLWKVAIVVFTAGILKYAERTLALRSASMGQLRQSMINDTPNILKFMREYHSRVTSGLNVHIMIDKEPMPLPPTFKISEPLPPTEEPFKISEEATILSAYRFLDTVKRLAMDLWLGFQDRRDGQTFFLHLDACRAFQVVEVELSLLHDILHTKAAHVHTLQGRLMRAFSLTLAVVAFVLFNRSGKHNINEADVIITYILLLAALGLEVIAVILLVLSDWTIVALLDRGKLERPVNVRSWDFQLAHVIVKIRRWLFREDTRWSNSMRQCNLLCICLRDYKQTTFTRILHFLGLKELWHSYRHVEDTNVEGDQKKLIFEELKKKTYGAEGDSTRYKRLRACKGEWVLQEKGYPKLYWSMKKEFDESVLLWHIATSICYQMWDIGANADKTTNDPPMKVKKDDIVEGNKDLEANQSSSEKGKEAKCDHRKISKQISDYLMYLVVSQPSLLPAGIGKIRFQDTCAEAKRFFTDNAREIESEDQYKEASLLMVIKALVKPKREDLPPMEKAACRKLLEVLDPLLEPVEVKGSRSTSVLFDACKLANDLNESKMSRPWIVISAVWVEMLCYAASNCNSYAHAKQLSQGGELLTHVWLLMAHMGIAEQYRIDGGDARAKFVVEI